The DNA sequence TTTTTTATTGGAATATGCCAAAAACTAAAGTATCCTTTATTTATTAGATGTCCCTAATGTATAGCTCTAACCAAGGAGTTTATAATGACTGAAGCCGGAAATAATGTTGCTATGCCGCGTTTAAATGAAGCCGCACCTTCGTTTACAGCTAAAACAACACATGGCATGTTAAGTCTGTCTGATTACAAAGGTAAATGGTTGATTTTGTTCTCACACCCTGCTGATTTTACGCCAGTATGCACGACAGAGTTTATGGGATTTGCGAAAGCCGGTGGTGATTTTAAAGCTCTGAACTGTGAATTACTGGGGTTATCGATTGATGGTGTTCATGCTCATATTGCTTGGGCGCGTAGCATTAAAGATAACTTTGGCGTTGAGATCAATTTTCCCATCATTGCTGATTTGAATATGGCGGTCGCTCGTTCTTATGGCATGGTTCAGCCAGGGGCTAGTGATACCTCGGCTGTGCGAGCAACATTTGTCATTGATCCTGACGGTGTTTTGCGGGCTATGCTGTATTACCCAATGAGTAATGGCCGTTCTGTCGCAGAGATCCTCCGTCTGGTTAAAGCTTTACAAACCACAGATAACAATGTTTGTGCAACTCCTGAAAATTGGCAGCCGGGAGATGAAGTCATTGTTCCGCCGCCAGCCACGACGATGGCGGCAGAAGCACGTAAAAGCGAAGGCTTTAACTACACAGACTGGTATTTCAGTAAACGTAAATTATAACTCCGTTAAGACGGGGGAGATGTAGAGCCCCTGTCTTCTTTTACTGAGGTCAGTATGAGTAATATCCAGACAGATCATGGCATTGTTGCCGAACAAAGCCGGTTATTGCATTTTCCGGTGTCTTTTTTTTCAATCGTGATGGGGTTAAGCGGAGTAACACTGGCCTGGAAAGCGGCTGGACAACCGACACCAGCTGCTATTCCATTCATGTTGATGTTGTTTACATCACTGGTGATGGTTGTCATCACATCGTTTTATGCCGTGAAACTTTTGCGTTATCCATCAGCTGTACTGGATGAGTTACGCCATCCTGTTCGTCTTAATTTTTTCCCTGCATTTTCAATTAGTTTGTTACTACTGTCTGTGGCTTGGCAGGATTACTCGCAGATTTCATTTGGATTGTGGCTTTGTGGCGCCGTGATTCAATTTTGCCTGACTCTGTATGTCATGAGCAGTTGGATCCATCATTCGCATTACACATTGTCACATGCTAATCCGAGTTGGTTTATTCCCGTGGTGGGTAACATTATTGTGCCTATTACCGGTTCCCATTTTGCTTACACTGAGGTTAGCTGGTTTTTCTTCAGCATTGGTCTGGTCTTCTGGCTGGTGTTGTTGACGATTGTGCTTTACCGCTTGTTTTTTCATGAGCCCTTGCCAGCCCGTTTGACGCCGATGTTGTTTATTCTTCTGGCACCACCATCCGTTGGATTTGTTTCATACAGTGGCTTGGTGGGCGGATTAGATAACTTTGGTCGGGTCCTCTATTACATTGCTTTGTTTCTCAGCCTGCTACTCTTCAGTAATGTGCTGCGTTTTATCCGCCTTCCATTTTTTCTTTCTTCATGGGCATATTCCTTTCCGGTTGCTGCATTGACGATAGCCACGAAGAAAATGTTTATGTTTACCGCGTTACCTCTTTTTAACGTTTTATTTATGGCATTGATTTCCATATTGTCGCTTTTGGTGCTGTGGCTTGTGGTCAGAACCTGCAAAGCAGTTATTGCCGGTGAATTGTGCCGACCTGAATAAAAACAATGTGGTTGCTTAAATTATTCATTATCTGACTTGCAGGAATCGACTATGACTAAAATTGTGATCATCGGTGGTGTTGCTGGCGGTGCATCGGCTGCGGCCAGAGCGCGTCGTTTATCAGAAACCGCAGAAATTATTGTGCTTGAACGAGGAGAATTTGTTTCTTTTGCGAATTGTGGTTTGCCCTATCACATCAGCGGAGAGATTGAAGCCAGAGACGCCTTATTGCTGCAAACACCAGAGAGTTTCCGCCACCGGTTTAATGTGGATGTTCGGGTTTTCAATGAAGTTATTGCTATCGACAAACATAAAAAAGAAGTCACAGTGCGTCGGGTTTTAACGGGGGAAATCTATCAGGAATCCTACGATAAGTTATTGCTGAGCCCTGGCGCTTCACCGGTTAAACCGCCGATTCCTGGTATCAACAGTCACTATGTCTTTAGTCTGCGTAATATTCCGGATATGGATCAAATACTATCTTCCTTGTTACTGAATCAACCACAACATGCCACTGTTGTCGGTGGTGGTTTTATCGGGCTGGAAATGGTTGAGGCATTACACCATCGTGGGATCAAGGTGACATTACTGGAGTTGTCCGATCAGGTTATGGCGCCGGTAGACCGCGAAATGGCCAATATGCTGCATCAGGAATTGGTCGAGAAAGGGGTCGATTTACGCCTGAATACCGGATTGGCGGCAGTGACAGAGCTGGAGATCCAACCTGCAGAGCCTGAGGCAACAGGTGAATATGATAAGCAAATTGAACATACCAACACGCTGGAATTGATGTTGAGTACCGGCGAGATGCTGAAAACCGGACTGGTTGTGCTGGCGATTGGTGTCAAACCCGAAACCATGTTGGCAAATCAAGCGGGTATCGAGTTGGGTGCCCGAGGTGGGATCAAAGTTGATGCCCGGATGTGTACTTCTGATCCTGACATCTTTGCGGTTGGTGATGTGGTTGAAACCGAAGATTTTGTGACCGCATTACCTTCGCTGGTGCCACTTGCTGGCCCTGCAAACCGTCAAGGGCGTATCGCTGCGGATAATATGCTGGGGCGCCGCGAAATATATCGACGTACACAAGGTACATCTATTTGTAAGCTGTTTGACATGGCGATCGGCAGTACGGGCTTGAATGAAAAAACGCTGAAACGCCTAAAACTGCCTTATGAAAAAATTTACGTTCATACCGCCAGCCATGCCAGTTATTACCCGGGTGCGCATCCGGTTACGTTGAAATTATTGTTTAATCCGACGGATGGTGAAATTTTAGGCGCTCAGGCGGCTGGGCTGGATGGTGTAGATAAACGCATCGACGTCTTGGCCGTTGCTCAGCGAGCGCGGATGAGCGTTTATACATTGCAGGATCTGGAACTCACCTATGCTCCGCCCTTCGGTTCAGCCCGTGATGTTGTCAATCAGGCTGGCATGGTGGCATCAAATATTCTTAAAGGTGATGAAGCGGTTTGCCACTCGGAAGAGTTATTACTCGGCGCGTCAGATCAAATCGTATTAGATGTTCGCAATCCGCCTGAATTGGAAGCATCCGGCACTTTCCCTGATGCCATCAATATTCCACTGGATCAATTGCGTCAGCGGTTACACGAATTGCCGAAAGATAAAGAGATTCTGGTTGCCTGTCAGGTTGGTTTACGAGGGCATGTCGCCTGCCGGATGTTGATTCAACACGGGTTTAAAGCCCGCAATCTGACCGGTGGATTCAAAACCTATCAAATGGTCACCACAAAATTTTAATAATTTCTGTTTATAAATAAGGAGTCATCATGGCTAAAAGTTACAAAGAAATTAATCAGGATCAACGGCAGTTCGGTTCGGCATATCGCAAGGCCAGCCCGGATACCATGAATGCTTTTTTGGCTTTGCACAAGGCGGCGATGGTTGAAGGCGCTGTCAGTATTAAGCATAAAGAGCTGATTGCTACCGGCATTGCTATTGCAGCCCGTTGTGATGGTTGCATTGGCGCGCATGTCGCGGCAGCACTGAAAGCTGGCGCAACAAAACAAGAACTGATTGAAACAATCGATGTGGCTGTATTGATGGGCGGTGGTCCGGCGATTATTTATGGTACACAGGCACTGGCGGCGGTCGAAGAGCTCTCTGCCGAATAACTCAGTGATATTCAGGAAGGCGATATCCTTCCTGATCTGAAAGCAGGAATAGCATGAAAACCTATCAGGCATGTCTGCAAAGCCATGCACATTGTGTTGTGTGCAGTGACGGCTCAACTAATCCGCATTCACTGCAACTAAGTTTTAAGCAGATCACCGAAAATGAAGTTGCGGCAGATTATCAGGTCGATAAAAAACATCAGGGCTATACCGATTTATTACACGGCGGCATCGCTAGTACGTTACTGGATGCAGCGATGACGCACTGTTTGTTGTCGAAAGGGATTGAAGCGCTGACAGCAGAGCTGAATGTCCGTTTCCATACACCGGTCTTGGTGGGAGATTCAGTTCAGGTCATCGGTCGATTAATCAGCCAGCGGCGTGGCATCTATCTATTAGAAGCGACCTTATCGGTGGCGAAACAGATTTGTGTTAAAGCCACCGGAAAATTCATTCAGCCTAAAGGGGGCGTGATCTAGCGTGAGTTGCCGGTTTGAGTTAACTGTCATTTGTGATAATCATGCCAAGAATGAATTACTTTCAGAACATGGCCTCTCGTTTCATATCCTGGCAGATGGATTGACAATTTTGTTTGATACCGGCGGTGGTGAGACATTGCTGCCTAATGCGATGAAATTGGGTATCGATTTGGCAAATTGCACGCATCTGGTATTAAGTCATGGTCACTACGATCATACTGGTGGCATTGCTCAAATGCTGGCGAAAAATACGCACTGTTCGGTGATTGCGCACCCGTTTATTCTGTCTGAGCGCTATAGCCGTCATGCTGATCGCCCCGTTAAACGGATCGGTATGCCTGTGAGCGTACGGGCAGTATTACAACAGTTAGATCCGGTACGGTTGCATTGCAGTCCGGTTGCTTCTTTTATCAGTGATAACATCGGTATCACCGGCTTTATTCCCCGCACTCATGTATTTGAAGATACCGGCGGGCCGTTTTATCTTGATGAGACGGGGCAGTTTGCAGACCTGATCCCGGATGATCAGGCGTTATGGATCAACACACCGCAAGGGCTTGTCGTTATCTTAGGCTGTTGTCATTCCGGAGTGATCAATACGGTTGAATACATTCGTCAGCTCAATGATGGCGCCAGTGTCGCTGGTATTATTGGCGGGCTGCATTTGCTGCATGCCTCTGCTGAACGGCTTGAACAGACAATAATTTATTTGAAAAAGCTAAAACCGCAGTTCATCTATGCAGGGCATTGCACAGGAGATGACGTTATTGTTAAGTTGCGGGAGAATTTGCGGGACACTGCAGTTGGCCAGTTTTTCGCTGGTATGCAAATAGGCACCGAATAACAAGATTTATTAATCATAGGAATAAAACTATGTTCAGAGTATTTTTATTATTTACAGCATTAACTGGCTGTTTTACGGTCAGCGCTAAAGAGTGGTTGATTGATGTCAGAACTGCTGCTGAGTACACCATTGAGCATGCTGATGGTGCGGCGAACATTGAATACCAGCAGATAGTGATTGGAGCACAGCAGGCCGGTATTGAAAAGCAAGATACGGTGCATCTGTATTGCCGATCCGGTCGTCGAGCTGAGATTGCCAAAGAGTTATTAATACAAAATGGATATCAAAAGGTGGAAAATCTGGGTTCATTGCAAGACGCAGAAAGCTGGGCTAAAACCTCGCATCTTGCCGTGGCGACTAATCACTAATACCGCGCTACTTTTTCTGACCAATCAACAAAAAAACAGGGAAATCAACTTCCTGACCGTTGATGATTTTCCTGTTTACAAATCCGGTACAGGAATGGATGACATTCAGACCAGAATTCTGAAATTCCTGCTTAATTTCAGCGCGTTCAAAGCCATGGTGCGGAACAGTTTCCTTACTGTGAAATAAGCCATCTTCCTTATCTAAATCACAGATACAGAGATAGCCTTCAGGATGTAGCGATTGACTAAGATCAGCAATAGTTTGCTTATGATCTGCGATGTGATGCAGCACCATCGAAGAAAAAATCAGATCATAACGGTCAACAATCTTGGCAACATTCAGGTCTACTATTTTTGCTGACGTACAAGCAGATATTTTCAGCTTATTTTCTACTTCAGATAGCATACCGCGAGAGGTATCGCTGAAGGTCATTTCTCCCACTTTTTCAATGAGATTGAAACCAAGCAAACCTGTGCCACAACCAAATTCCAGCGCTTTGGTTGCTCGTGTTAAAGGGATCGTCTGTTCTATTATTTGGGCAATGGCCTTAGCCTGCGCAACCCGCTGGTGCTTTGTATCCCATTCTTTTGCGGCGTTATCAAAAAAGTCTGACATATCAAAAGTTAGTGTGTGGAAAATCCGTATTATTCAAGCTTGGCATTATAGCATTGATGTAGTGTCAGGAGTTTCGTACACCAATGACTTGCACAACAGAACCCGTCCCAGTATGGCCAATACCCTCGATGATTTTGCGTTCAACTTTTTGCAGCCGTTCGAACGTCAGGCCTCGTAATTCTTGTTCTAGTATTTCCGGTGTCATTAACCAATCCGGATTTGATGGGCCGCCTGTTTTAAATTCAAGCTGCTCCGGCGTATAGGCTTCGAGCAGTAATACGCCTCCCTCTTTCAGACTTTCCACACAATCGGCATGTACTTGCGAGCGTAAGTCTGGCGGAAAATGCGCAAATATTGCCACCACGCCATCCCATGCTTGTTTACCTGGATTGTAATGCTGCAAATCGGCATGGATCCAATCCACCTTAACACCTTTTGACTTTGCCAGTGTTAGCCCTTTGCTCAATCCCACTTCAGAGGCGTCAACAGCGGTCACATTGAAACCCAGCTCTGCCAGCCAAACAGCATTTCGGCCTTCACCTTCGGCAATACACAAAATATTTCCGCCAGGATGAAAATGGTGTACAGATTGCTTCAGAAAATCATTTGGTGCTGTGCCATAAATAAATCTCGGATCGCTGTATTTTTCGTTCCACATTGATTATATCCATCTGAAGTTAATGGTTATTTGTTATCTAAATTAGTTCTATCGATATAACGAGTTTAGATAAAGAAAACATGGATGCTACTCTGACAGTATGAAGAGGAGTACCGTCATGAGTCAGTATATTAGGTTTTTATTAAATAAAAAGGATGAGGCCGAATCAAATTGTATTGGGCTTATATGTGCTGCTAGCGTTGCTTTAGCTGGGATATTTATGGCCCAAAGTAACATTGCGCAGCATTGGGGATTAAGCGCCCTGACGATTGCTATTGCTTTAGGTATTGTGCTCGGTAATACCGTGTATCCACACATATCACACGCATGCGGGGCTGGCGTTGGTATTGCAAAACAGCAATTACTTAGAATCGGTATTGTTCTTTACGGTTTACGGATCACTTTCCAGCAGATTGCTGGGGTGGGAGTAACGGCTATTCTGACCGATTTGTTGGTATTAAGTTCTACCTTTCTACTGGCTTATTGGCTTGGGACCCGAATTTTTAAACTTGAGCGGGATTCAGTCTTATTAATTGGTGCGGGTAGTTCAATATGTGGCGCGGCGGCTGTGATGGCAACTGAGCCTGTGGTACAAGCTCAAGCCAGTAAAGTCAGCATTGCGGTTGCAACCGTCGTGGTATTTGGTACTGCTGGCATGTTTTTGTATCCGATGTTCTATCATCTGGGCACTACATTGTTGCCCATATTCAAAAATCAAAACAGTTATGGGGTTTATGTCGGTTCGACAATTCACGAAGTTGCACAGGTATTTGCTGCGGGTCAAGCGATAGGTACTAAAGCGGCAGATACTGCTGTTATTGTAAAAATGATTAGGGTGATGATGTTGGCACCATTTCTGTTGATTCTATCTGGTTGGTTGCGATTTAATTCGGTTAAAGGGTCTGCTCAGAGTCGTAAAATTACCATTCCTTGGTTTGCTGTATTTTTTATTGTTATGGCAGGGATCAATTCATTACAGTGGTTGCCCTCGACACTGACTCAAAGCTTGATTGTGTTAGATAATTTTTTGCTTGCGATGGCAATGGCTGCATTGGGTTTGACTACTCATCTGGGGGGAGTTCGAGCTGCGGGACTTAAACCTCTTATGCTGGGCGGTATTCTTTTTATATACCTGATTTTTGGTGGCGGATGTATTAACTGGTTGGTTGCAATATTCTGACCAGTAATCAGAATGCTAAAAAGGCATTTTCTTATAATTTTGGATATTTTCATGCCTGTTCTTTCCACGTTCGTTCAATATTAATCGAAACAACAGAGTCGAGAACAGGCAAAAGATGTATAAATACCCGCGCGTTTACTCTAGTAAACTACGTAACATCCATGCTGTTTTTTCATGTAGTTGGATTCGTTGTGTCAACAAATCAGCAGATGCTTCGTCATTTGCTTTTTCAACAACGGAAAAGAGCGAACGTGCAGTGCGAACAACAGCTTCTTGACCTGCAACTAAATTCTTTATCATTTCTTGTGCTTTCGGTACATCTGTATCTTCCGCAATAACTGTCAATTTAGCGAACTCCAGATACGTTCCTGGCGCATAGACTCCCAAGGCACGAATGCGTTCAGCGATTAAATCTACCGCTAATGCCAATTCGTTGTACTGTGTTTCAAACATCAGATGCAATGTATTGAACATTGGGCCAGTAAC is a window from the Tolumonas auensis DSM 9187 genome containing:
- a CDS encoding rhodanese-like domain-containing protein — protein: MFRVFLLFTALTGCFTVSAKEWLIDVRTAAEYTIEHADGAANIEYQQIVIGAQQAGIEKQDTVHLYCRSGRRAEIAKELLIQNGYQKVENLGSLQDAESWAKTSHLAVATNH
- a CDS encoding YeiH family protein, translated to MSQYIRFLLNKKDEAESNCIGLICAASVALAGIFMAQSNIAQHWGLSALTIAIALGIVLGNTVYPHISHACGAGVGIAKQQLLRIGIVLYGLRITFQQIAGVGVTAILTDLLVLSSTFLLAYWLGTRIFKLERDSVLLIGAGSSICGAAAVMATEPVVQAQASKVSIAVATVVVFGTAGMFLYPMFYHLGTTLLPIFKNQNSYGVYVGSTIHEVAQVFAAGQAIGTKAADTAVIVKMIRVMMLAPFLLILSGWLRFNSVKGSAQSRKITIPWFAVFFIVMAGINSLQWLPSTLTQSLIVLDNFLLAMAMAALGLTTHLGGVRAAGLKPLMLGGILFIYLIFGGGCINWLVAIF
- a CDS encoding class I SAM-dependent DNA methyltransferase; amino-acid sequence: MSDFFDNAAKEWDTKHQRVAQAKAIAQIIEQTIPLTRATKALEFGCGTGLLGFNLIEKVGEMTFSDTSRGMLSEVENKLKISACTSAKIVDLNVAKIVDRYDLIFSSMVLHHIADHKQTIADLSQSLHPEGYLCICDLDKEDGLFHSKETVPHHGFERAEIKQEFQNSGLNVIHSCTGFVNRKIINGQEVDFPVFLLIGQKK
- a CDS encoding peroxiredoxin, giving the protein MTEAGNNVAMPRLNEAAPSFTAKTTHGMLSLSDYKGKWLILFSHPADFTPVCTTEFMGFAKAGGDFKALNCELLGLSIDGVHAHIAWARSIKDNFGVEINFPIIADLNMAVARSYGMVQPGASDTSAVRATFVIDPDGVLRAMLYYPMSNGRSVAEILRLVKALQTTDNNVCATPENWQPGDEVIVPPPATTMAAEARKSEGFNYTDWYFSKRKL
- a CDS encoding SLAC1 anion channel family protein, translating into MSNIQTDHGIVAEQSRLLHFPVSFFSIVMGLSGVTLAWKAAGQPTPAAIPFMLMLFTSLVMVVITSFYAVKLLRYPSAVLDELRHPVRLNFFPAFSISLLLLSVAWQDYSQISFGLWLCGAVIQFCLTLYVMSSWIHHSHYTLSHANPSWFIPVVGNIIVPITGSHFAYTEVSWFFFSIGLVFWLVLLTIVLYRLFFHEPLPARLTPMLFILLAPPSVGFVSYSGLVGGLDNFGRVLYYIALFLSLLLFSNVLRFIRLPFFLSSWAYSFPVAALTIATKKMFMFTALPLFNVLFMALISILSLLVLWLVVRTCKAVIAGELCRPE
- a CDS encoding FAD-dependent oxidoreductase — its product is MTKIVIIGGVAGGASAAARARRLSETAEIIVLERGEFVSFANCGLPYHISGEIEARDALLLQTPESFRHRFNVDVRVFNEVIAIDKHKKEVTVRRVLTGEIYQESYDKLLLSPGASPVKPPIPGINSHYVFSLRNIPDMDQILSSLLLNQPQHATVVGGGFIGLEMVEALHHRGIKVTLLELSDQVMAPVDREMANMLHQELVEKGVDLRLNTGLAAVTELEIQPAEPEATGEYDKQIEHTNTLELMLSTGEMLKTGLVVLAIGVKPETMLANQAGIELGARGGIKVDARMCTSDPDIFAVGDVVETEDFVTALPSLVPLAGPANRQGRIAADNMLGRREIYRRTQGTSICKLFDMAIGSTGLNEKTLKRLKLPYEKIYVHTASHASYYPGAHPVTLKLLFNPTDGEILGAQAAGLDGVDKRIDVLAVAQRARMSVYTLQDLELTYAPPFGSARDVVNQAGMVASNILKGDEAVCHSEELLLGASDQIVLDVRNPPELEASGTFPDAINIPLDQLRQRLHELPKDKEILVACQVGLRGHVACRMLIQHGFKARNLTGGFKTYQMVTTKF
- a CDS encoding class I SAM-dependent methyltransferase, whose protein sequence is MWNEKYSDPRFIYGTAPNDFLKQSVHHFHPGGNILCIAEGEGRNAVWLAELGFNVTAVDASEVGLSKGLTLAKSKGVKVDWIHADLQHYNPGKQAWDGVVAIFAHFPPDLRSQVHADCVESLKEGGVLLLEAYTPEQLEFKTGGPSNPDWLMTPEILEQELRGLTFERLQKVERKIIEGIGHTGTGSVVQVIGVRNS
- a CDS encoding carboxymuconolactone decarboxylase family protein, producing the protein MAKSYKEINQDQRQFGSAYRKASPDTMNAFLALHKAAMVEGAVSIKHKELIATGIAIAARCDGCIGAHVAAALKAGATKQELIETIDVAVLMGGGPAIIYGTQALAAVEELSAE
- a CDS encoding Dps family protein; amino-acid sequence: MSAQAINIGINESDRLDIATGLSRLLADSYTLYLKTHYYHWNVTGPMFNTLHLMFETQYNELALAVDLIAERIRALGVYAPGTYLEFAKLTVIAEDTDVPKAQEMIKNLVAGQEAVVRTARSLFSVVEKANDEASADLLTQRIQLHEKTAWMLRSLLE
- a CDS encoding MBL fold metallo-hydrolase, translating into MSCRFELTVICDNHAKNELLSEHGLSFHILADGLTILFDTGGGETLLPNAMKLGIDLANCTHLVLSHGHYDHTGGIAQMLAKNTHCSVIAHPFILSERYSRHADRPVKRIGMPVSVRAVLQQLDPVRLHCSPVASFISDNIGITGFIPRTHVFEDTGGPFYLDETGQFADLIPDDQALWINTPQGLVVILGCCHSGVINTVEYIRQLNDGASVAGIIGGLHLLHASAERLEQTIIYLKKLKPQFIYAGHCTGDDVIVKLRENLRDTAVGQFFAGMQIGTE
- a CDS encoding PaaI family thioesterase; its protein translation is MKTYQACLQSHAHCVVCSDGSTNPHSLQLSFKQITENEVAADYQVDKKHQGYTDLLHGGIASTLLDAAMTHCLLSKGIEALTAELNVRFHTPVLVGDSVQVIGRLISQRRGIYLLEATLSVAKQICVKATGKFIQPKGGVI